The window CAGCACATTGGCGCCCATTCGCGCGAGCTTCCATTTGGGCAGGCCGAGATTGCGCGCTTCCCACACGACATAGGCACCCATCGCCGTGGTCAGCAGGTCGCCGAGCACCGGCACCAGCCCGATTATCGCGTCGAGCCCGACCGGCATGTTCACGCCCGGCACGGTGAAGCTGCGTTCAAGCAGGCGTTCGAGCATTCCCACTCGCGCCCGCACCGATGCGGGATCGGTGCCGGTGGGGAGGGAAAAGCTCATCTGTTGCGGGCGGGGATCGTTCACTGGCGCAATCCTTTCGCCCCCTATGTGGTGGGCTGGGAGAGCGGGAACAAGGGGTGGAGGCCCCACTGGTTGGCGAGGTAATTGCTGACCGAACCGCGCACCAGCGACCAGCGCACCGGCGCGCCGAGCGGAATGTAGACCTCGCGCTTCATCAGCGCGGCGTGGGCCTCGGCAAGGATCTTGTGGCGCGCGGCAAGGTCGCGTTCGGTCAACGAGCGCCGCACCAGTGCATCGGCCTCGGGCGAGCACAGGCCGGCACCGAGCGCGCAGTTGAACTGGTTGAGATACCAGCGCGGCGAGAAATAGCGCGCCACCGTGTCCCGCAGTTCAAGATCGGCATTGCGCCCCGGAGCGACACGCTGGACAGTCACGCCGATCGCCCCCCAGGCCCGGGCCAGTTCTCGGTAAAGCAGATCGCTGCCCGGCCCCGCCGGCAGACCAAGGCGCACCTTCGCCTCGCGTCCCGATCCCGCGCTCCATGCCCGGATGCGCGCGGCGGCCGTCTGGCGCCGCTGTTCGAGCGACATGTCCTGCCAGCGCTCGGCCGGATAGGGTGGCTCGACATAGAGGCCGGGCGGCACGATCCAGGTGCTGGCCTGCCAGCCGCCGAGGCCGAAAGGCTGGATCAGGGCGCCGCGATCAATCGCCATCGACAGCGCCTCGCGCCGGGCCGGATCGGCCAGCACCCCGCGATCCGAGCGGACCACCAGGCCCAGCAGCCCGAAGGCCGGATCGACCTGAATGGTCCCGCGCGAGAGCGGTCCGGCCTCGGCCAGCGGAAAATCCGCAATGGTGCCGCCCAGCACCAGATCGACATCCCCCCGCGAAAAGGCCTCGACCGCCTTCTTCGCGGGCAGTGCTTCGATCTGCAGCGGGCGCGCAATCGCCTCCCAGTCCTCGCGCGCCGGAAGCCCGCGTGTCTCGGGCGGCAGGGCCGACAGACGCGCAGCGCCCGCCTTGTCCTTGCGCGACATCACCATCGGGCCGCCGCCGCGACCGCTCTTGACGAAACCGAGCTCAGGCTGGGCCAGCAATCGCAGGAAATCGGGCATCGGCCCGGACAGGCGCACTTCGATGACGCGGCCGGTCATGGCGCGGATATCGGAGATCTTGTCGAGATCAATGCCGAGCGACGTGCCGCGCAGCCGCGCAATCGATCCGCGCAACAGGCTGCGAACTTCAGGCGCGGTGATCTCGCCGCCGCCGGGCCAGTTCCCGTCACGCAGGCGGAAGATGTAGCTGAGCCCGTCATCGGTGACGATCCAGCGCTCGGCCAGCGCCGGGACCACCTGTCCGCCGGCATCGAGCGTCACCAGCCCCTCGGCGGTTGCCGCGCGCAGGTGCTGGGCTGCGGGGGAGAGGCGTACGCCTTGCTGGAACAGGCTGTCGGATGTGCCGATCACTGCAATGCCGACCGGACCACCGCCATTGGACGGCCCGCAGGAACCAAGCAGCGCGAGGCACAGAAGGGCAAGCCAGAGTCGCATTGCGTCCTGACTAGCAGCTTGAAACGCCGCGGTCAGCTTGCCAGCACCGGTATTGCCCCGCCAAGACGGGCCTTCCGGCAATTTGCGGGAGGGCGGGCCGGCGCGCCCGCGATCAGAGCTTGCGGAGTTTGGCAGTCTCGGGCGGCGGCGGAGCGCGGTGCGCCCTTGAAAGTTCAGCCGCCGCCAAGCTCGCAACCTCGGCGGCACCGAGCGGACGGCGGGCCTTCTGGGAATCGATTTCCTCGTCGAAAGCGATGCCGAAGCGATCATCCTGCACCCATGCGACCGTCCCGGGGACGCTGCCGATATTGCGCAGTTCGACATCGACGCGGTGGCCGCGCTTCACCTTGAGGTTGCCCTCGGCCATCATTCCGCCATCGGAGAGATTGCGCACGCGAACGCGGTTGGCTTCCGCCCCTTGTTCGATACGAATATCGGCCAACAGGAACAGGCTGTCGCGGGCCACGCTCCGTGTCTCAACCCCAGTCATCGCAGGATCGCCTCCATCTCCATCGCTGCCTGCAGCTTACGGCAAGGGCCGCGCAGACACCATCTTGCGCTAGGCAAGCGCAGTTAACGGGTCGTAAAATCCACAGTCCCGGCGGGGTGTAGCGATAACTCTGTCCCATCGCGGCACATGATGCGCGAAAGGCCCGGGCGATCAGTCGTCGCGCGAGATCTTTTCGCGGCGCTCGTGGGCTTCCTGCGCCTCGACCGTCATGGTCGCGACCGGGCGCGCGATCAACCGGCGCAGGCCGATCGGATCGCCCGTCTTCTCGCAATAACCGTACTCGCCCTCGTCGAGACGGCGCAGGGCGGAGTCGATCTTGGCGACCAGCTTGCGCTGGCGATCACGCGTGCGCAGTTCGATACCCCAGTCGGTTTCGCTCGATGCGCGGTCGGTGAGGTCGGCTTCGCGGATCGGGCCGTCAGCAAGGGATTGCAGGGTCTGGCCGGCAGCGGAATGGATCGAGCGCTTCCATTCGATCAGCAGCATCCGGAAATAGGCCTGCTGGCGATCATTCATGTATTCCTCGTCTTCGCTCGGGACGTAGTCCTCGGCGATCAGGCGCTTGGCCTTTTCAAGGATATCGATTTCGTCAGACGCGGCAGATGCCATGTGGCTCTCAATCCCAAAGATCGCTTTTGCGGGCTTTAGCGTCCTGACGCCTGAATTTTTTCATGGCTCACTTGGTCCCGCAAGAAAAGCTATGGGCGCGCTATAGGCAAGGCCCCGTAACCGCACAAGCGGCTTTGACATGCGCCTTGGCGAAACGACGTAGGTGCCGCTCCCGCGCTCTGGCGACCGCACAAAGCTGCGATGGCGTTAACCAATTATTGACCATGTTAGCCGACTTCTCAGGGGACGGAGGGCCGCAGGGGGCGGCTCGAAGACTAACGGGGACTAAACCATGCAGCTGATCACGATCACCGCTTCGGAAAAGCGTGTTTCACGTGAAACAGTGACCGATCTCGGGCTTGCACGCTGGCTGGCGGCGGCGAGCGAAGGCGATACGGGGGCCTGCTTCGATCTGGGCGTCGCTTACTCGACCGGCAGCAACGGCGTGGAATGCGATCTCATCGAGGCCCACAAGTGGTTCAACCTCGCCGCATCGCGCGGTCATGAAGAGGCTGCCCACTGCCGCGCCGATATCTCCGACGAGATGACCGCCCGCGAAATCGCCGAAGCCCAGCGCCGTGCGCGCCAGTGGCTCGCCGAAGAGCGCCTGCGCGCCGCCTAAGCCTTTTTGAACGGCGTGCGTCCACCCAGATAAAGCTGGTCGCTCGCCACCCCCGCCCGCTCGCGCTCGAGGAAATCGGCGACAGCGGCGCGGAAGCCGGGATCGGCGATCCAGTGGGCCGACCAGGTCTGCACCGGCTCATATCCGCGGGCGAGCTTGTGCCCGCCTTGCGCTCCCGCCTCGACCCGCGCGAGGCCCCGTGCGATCGCTGCGTCGATGGCCTGATAATAGCACAGCTCGAAATGCAGGAAGCGCACCTCGCGGGTGCAGCCCCAATAGCGCCCGTAGAGCGCATCCTTGCCGACAAAG is drawn from Erythrobacter sp. and contains these coding sequences:
- a CDS encoding DUF4112 domain-containing protein, producing MSFSLPTGTDPASVRARVGMLERLLERSFTVPGVNMPVGLDAIIGLVPVLGDLLTTAMGAYVVWEARNLGLPKWKLARMGANVLFDTAIGAIPVVGDTADFVFRSNSRNLRIIRRHLDKHHPQTRVIEG
- a CDS encoding ABC transporter substrate-binding protein, with product MRLWLALLCLALLGSCGPSNGGGPVGIAVIGTSDSLFQQGVRLSPAAQHLRAATAEGLVTLDAGGQVVPALAERWIVTDDGLSYIFRLRDGNWPGGGEITAPEVRSLLRGSIARLRGTSLGIDLDKISDIRAMTGRVIEVRLSGPMPDFLRLLAQPELGFVKSGRGGGPMVMSRKDKAGAARLSALPPETRGLPAREDWEAIARPLQIEALPAKKAVEAFSRGDVDLVLGGTIADFPLAEAGPLSRGTIQVDPAFGLLGLVVRSDRGVLADPARREALSMAIDRGALIQPFGLGGWQASTWIVPPGLYVEPPYPAERWQDMSLEQRRQTAAARIRAWSAGSGREAKVRLGLPAGPGSDLLYRELARAWGAIGVTVQRVAPGRNADLELRDTVARYFSPRWYLNQFNCALGAGLCSPEADALVRRSLTERDLAARHKILAEAHAALMKREVYIPLGAPVRWSLVRGSVSNYLANQWGLHPLFPLSQPTT
- a CDS encoding PilZ domain-containing protein codes for the protein MTGVETRSVARDSLFLLADIRIEQGAEANRVRVRNLSDGGMMAEGNLKVKRGHRVDVELRNIGSVPGTVAWVQDDRFGIAFDEEIDSQKARRPLGAAEVASLAAAELSRAHRAPPPPETAKLRKL
- the dksA gene encoding RNA polymerase-binding protein DksA, giving the protein MASAASDEIDILEKAKRLIAEDYVPSEDEEYMNDRQQAYFRMLLIEWKRSIHSAAGQTLQSLADGPIREADLTDRASSETDWGIELRTRDRQRKLVAKIDSALRRLDEGEYGYCEKTGDPIGLRRLIARPVATMTVEAQEAHERREKISRDD